Proteins from a genomic interval of Caulobacter sp. NIBR1757:
- a CDS encoding tetratricopeptide repeat protein: MIRAVSLTLAAVLCLAASAPESRLEQFFRLRKEAGAAAQANDIARAETLLEQALALYPTSPGALIRLARVEIAADKPAEAVAHLDAYARLGLTWDIAGDKALSTLAARPDFTPVAARLAANAASVGTLTVAADMPRTGPIFEGLVWRDDHWLVSSVSEKTIYRIDRNGAATVFLKGDAETGGVFGMALDGKVLWAAEAAGPDIPGSGGAARTALLRIDAATGALLARYPVEGAPGPVQLGDVVVAPDGTVYASASVGAAIYRLKPGAQALEVALASNEMGSPQGMVVCPGDALLIADYSTGLHRLDLKTGRLEPVGGMRVAMAGTDGLFFAGHRYAMRGARPHPMAVVATQNGVSPARVIRLRISADCRQIESMAVVAANHPALDDLTLGAAMPAGVAVIGRGGWAGYGGDGKALADARPETGQILTFPYPDD, translated from the coding sequence ATGATCCGCGCCGTCAGTCTGACCCTGGCCGCCGTCCTTTGCCTCGCCGCCAGCGCGCCGGAAAGTCGGCTTGAGCAGTTCTTCCGCCTGCGCAAGGAAGCCGGGGCCGCGGCCCAGGCCAATGACATCGCCAGGGCCGAGACCCTGCTGGAACAGGCCCTGGCCCTGTACCCGACCAGCCCGGGCGCTCTGATCCGCCTGGCCCGGGTCGAGATCGCCGCCGACAAGCCGGCCGAGGCCGTGGCCCATCTGGACGCCTACGCCCGGCTCGGCCTGACCTGGGACATCGCCGGCGACAAGGCGCTGTCCACCCTGGCCGCCCGCCCGGACTTCACCCCGGTCGCCGCCCGGCTGGCCGCCAACGCCGCCTCGGTCGGAACCCTGACCGTCGCCGCCGACATGCCGCGCACCGGACCTATCTTCGAGGGGCTGGTCTGGCGGGACGATCACTGGCTGGTCAGCAGCGTCAGCGAGAAGACCATCTACCGGATCGACCGAAACGGCGCCGCGACGGTGTTCCTGAAGGGCGACGCCGAGACGGGCGGCGTCTTCGGCATGGCCCTGGACGGCAAAGTGCTGTGGGCGGCCGAGGCGGCGGGTCCGGACATCCCCGGCTCCGGAGGCGCGGCCCGCACCGCCCTGCTCAGGATCGACGCCGCCACCGGCGCCCTCCTGGCCCGCTATCCGGTCGAGGGTGCGCCCGGTCCGGTGCAGCTGGGCGACGTCGTCGTGGCGCCGGACGGCACGGTCTACGCCAGCGCCTCGGTCGGGGCGGCCATCTACCGGCTCAAGCCCGGCGCCCAGGCGCTGGAGGTAGCCCTGGCCAGCAACGAGATGGGCTCGCCGCAGGGCATGGTCGTCTGTCCCGGCGACGCCCTGCTGATCGCCGACTATTCCACGGGCCTGCATCGGCTGGACCTCAAGACCGGCCGGCTGGAGCCGGTCGGCGGCATGCGGGTGGCCATGGCCGGGACCGACGGCCTGTTCTTCGCCGGCCATCGCTACGCCATGCGCGGCGCCAGGCCGCATCCGATGGCCGTGGTCGCCACCCAGAACGGCGTCTCGCCGGCCCGGGTGATTAGGTTGCGGATCAGCGCCGATTGCCGCCAGATCGAGAGCATGGCGGTGGTCGCCGCCAACCACCCGGCCCTCGACGACCTGACGCTCGGCGCCGCCATGCCGGCCGGGGTGGCGGTCATCGGCCGTGGCGGCTGGGCGGGCTATGGCGGCGACGGCAAGGCGCTGGCCGACGCCAGGCCCGAGACCGGGCAGATCCTCACCTTCCCCTACCCCGACGATTGA
- a CDS encoding YbhB/YbcL family Raf kinase inhibitor-like protein produces MLKNLPPILGHALQGLRPGMEKVLYHDPALEAVPETLTLESAAFDAPTLPQRFTADGKGLSPPFAWKGVPAGAISLLLVIEDADSPTPNPLVHAIVYDLPPSDDLLKEGAIGHLDKANPAHTGLNSFLGSSYLPPDPPPGHGPHRYVAQIYALNALSSFKGAPGRPQVRELLHKHAIARGMICATYVRH; encoded by the coding sequence ATGCTCAAGAACCTGCCGCCCATCCTCGGACACGCCCTGCAGGGGCTGCGGCCGGGCATGGAGAAGGTGCTCTATCACGACCCGGCCCTTGAGGCTGTCCCCGAGACCCTGACCCTGGAGAGCGCCGCCTTCGACGCCCCCACCCTGCCCCAGCGGTTCACCGCCGACGGCAAGGGCCTGTCGCCGCCGTTTGCGTGGAAGGGCGTTCCGGCCGGGGCGATATCGCTCCTGCTGGTCATCGAGGACGCCGACAGCCCGACGCCCAACCCCCTGGTCCACGCCATCGTCTACGACCTGCCGCCGAGCGATGATCTCCTCAAGGAAGGCGCCATCGGCCACCTCGACAAGGCCAACCCGGCGCACACCGGCCTCAACAGCTTCCTGGGCAGCAGCTACCTGCCGCCGGACCCGCCGCCCGGGCACGGGCCGCACCGCTACGTGGCCCAGATCTACGCCCTCAATGCGCTGAGCAGCTTCAAGGGCGCGCCCGGGCGGCCGCAAGTGCGCGAGCTGCTCCACAAGCACGCCATCGCCCGGGGAATGATCTGCGCCACCTACGTGCGCCACTAA
- a CDS encoding Lrp/AsnC family transcriptional regulator produces the protein MSEPLDAVDAKILDLIQHDAGLSVAEIAERVGLSSSPCWRRIKRLEDAGVIQRRVTILDRELLGLAFEVYCTVKLSLPTKENLERFESSVLKWPEVVQCATVTGAADYEMRIVTRDMHAFDDFLRDKILSLGLVSNIESRIVIRGVKNSTAVPLGLVSPYVSPHG, from the coding sequence TTGTCTGAGCCTCTCGACGCAGTTGACGCAAAGATTCTCGATCTCATCCAGCACGACGCCGGGCTGTCGGTGGCCGAGATCGCCGAGCGCGTCGGCCTGTCGTCGAGCCCCTGCTGGCGCCGCATCAAGCGCCTGGAGGACGCCGGCGTCATCCAGCGCCGGGTCACCATCCTCGACCGTGAACTGCTCGGCCTGGCCTTCGAGGTGTACTGCACCGTCAAGCTCTCCCTTCCGACTAAGGAAAACCTTGAACGCTTCGAAAGCTCCGTCCTGAAGTGGCCAGAAGTGGTGCAGTGCGCCACGGTGACCGGCGCGGCGGACTACGAGATGCGGATTGTCACCCGCGACATGCACGCCTTCGACGACTTCCTGCGCGACAAGATCCTGTCGCTGGGCCTCGTTTCCAACATCGAGAGCCGCATCGTCATCCGCGGCGTCAAGAACAGCACCGCCGTGCCGCTGGGCCTTGTCAGCCCGTATGTGAGCCCGCACGGCTGA